The genomic stretch GCCCTCGGTCTCGAACACCTGAGTGGCGGCTTCTCCGTGAGCGAGGAGCGGCAGGGCGAAATCGAGGCCGTCGTCGCGCGGGTAGGTTTGGACGTTGTGGATTCCGGCGAATTCGCCCGCGAGGTAGGTGAACGCGTCTTCGTTGATCCAGCGCACGGTCGTGCCCGGCTCCACCTCCACGACCTTCGGCCAGTAGGAGTTGCCGATGATCTTCACCGTCACCTCGCGTGTGCCGGTCGGGAAGCGGGCGGGCTCGTCGTAGCTGGTGGGTTTGAAGGGCGAGATCGTGCGTTTGGCCTTGGTCTCGATCTCGGACATCTCGGCGGCCGAGTAGGTGATGCCTTCGGACGAGACCATGGCAGGAGTTTGCGCCGTGCGGTCGGCGACGAGAAGCCCGATCGCGCCGCGCGCGGCCGAGCCGACGGCGTGAGTCAACATCGTGTACGCGCCTTCGTCGGGCGGGATGCGAAAGTCGATCACCCACGAGTCGGTCGGCCCGGCGAGCACGCTCTGGCCGCCGGGGAGCGCGGCTTCGGGATGCCCCTGCCAATAGACGTAGTCCCAACAGATGCCGACGATGTGGAACGTGGAGATGTTGTTCGGACCGACGTTGAGGAAGTAGATGCGCACGAAGTCGCCGGGACGAACCTTGATCGGGTCCTCGACGTAGCGGAAGAGCTTACCGTTGAACGTTGTGTAGAGCGCACGGCTCTCGATCGCGTCCTTGCCGCTCGCGTAGAATTCGTGCTGCACGAGGTAGAGTTCGAGGTCGGGTTTGCGGCCCATGATCTCGTCCATTTTGTAGGGCTTGGTCTTGGGTTTCACCACCATCATGCCGTATTGGCCGAAGAGCACGTGCATGGGGATGGCGTGGCCACCCGGAGCGCAGTGGTAGAGGTAGACGCCGGGAAGCGTGCAGCGAAAGACCACGCGGCCGGAGCTGCCGGGCTGGATCTTGCCGAGGTACTTCGAGGTCTGCGTGTAGGCCGAGTGAATGGAGGCGCCGTGTGGGATCGTGCCCTTGTTCACGATCGTCATCTCGACGATGTCACCTTCTTCGACGACGATCATCGGACCGGGGATCTTGCCGTTGGTGAGGAACCCGTCGTAGACCACGCCATTGCCGATGTAGGTGCTGCCCTCGGAGAGTTCGATGGTGAAGGACTTGTCGGGCGGCGTGTCCTGCGGGACGTAGGAGGTGGCGGGGATCGGCAGCGCGTAGTCGCGCTCGATCACGTCGATGAACGGATCGGAGGACCAGTTCGCGGGGACCGTGTCGTACCGGCGCGTCTGCGCCGAGGCACCGAAAACGGGGGCGAACGAGGTCGGTGCGGGCGTCGTATCCGGAGCCAGGATACGGGAGACATCCGGACTCGCGACGACTCGCCGGAGGGGTTCGGACGAGTTCCCGTCCACGAGCGGCGAGGAGCCCATGCCTTGGAGAGGGAGGCCCGTTTGGTTGGCCATGGCGGCCCGGAGGTCGAGGGCTTCGAGGGAGCCGGCGCGCGACTCTTGGAGTTGTTGCGCGAACTTCAGGTTGCACGCGTCGCAGGCGCGCAGATCGGGCGCGAGGTCGAGCAGACCCGGGACGAGCGCCGCGGCGAGGAGGGTGGTCTTGGTGAAGCGGGCAATGGTTGTCATGGTGGTTTCCGGACCGGAGGTTTTCAGGAACGTGGGGAGGACGAGGACGGAGGAACTCGTTCGTCGGGAAGCGGAGGAAGTCCGAGGTCGTCCGGTGTGACGCCGATGGCGAGTCGGACGAGGGCGGCGGAGATCGAGACGAGGAACCACGCGAAACCCGAGATCAGGAGGATCGCGCCGACGCGCACCGCGTGTTGATTCTCGTGCCACTGCCCGAGCGCGAAGTAGATCCACGCCATCAGCAGGCAGAAATAGGCCGGGGCGGCTGCGGCCTCGCGGGCGAGCGAGTCCGGTGCGGGGATGCGACCGCGGCCCGCCCATGGGCCGAAGCGGAGCTTCCAAACCAGTCGCGGCAACATTCTCTCGGCAGTGCCGATGATCGCGAACGAGAAGGGGCCGAGGAGAGCGAGCGAAAGATAGAGACGCATCCACTCGCGATTCTGCTCCAGCGTGCCGGAAGCGACTTCGGGAAGTCGCCAGAGTGCGGCGGCAGCGATCACGACCAAGAGGGCAACTCCGGTTGCATGCGTCGCGGCACCCCAGGAGATGCGGTCGCGCGATGTCCACAAGAGGCGGGCGAGACCGGCGGCGAAACACGCGACCCCGAGAGCGATCACGGCTCCGACGGCGACGAGGAATCCGGGCCCTCCGCCGGCGACGGCAGGGACCAGAAGCATGAGGCCGGTGTTGAGCGCGATCCATCCGGTCCACGCCGATGTATCCAGAGGGCGGGTACGAACTTCGCGACCGAGCGCCTTGGGCATCAGACGGAGCGAAACGGCGAGGAGGGCTTGCGCGAGGAAACCGAACAGCGCGAAGTGCGCGTGCAAGGCGATGAGCATCTCGGGCGAAGCCAGCCACGGCGAGGCGAGGCGACCGCGGAGCATGAGCAGCGCGAGCACCCCCGTGACCGCGAGCCAGAAGAGCGCACTTTGGAAGGCGATGTTGGCGGGGGTCCACCGCGAGTGTCGCGAGCCGGTCACGAGGAGGTTCACGATCAGGGCGGCGAGGCCGGCCACGAGGAGGATCGCGCCGATCGAGGCGACGTCGTAGCGCGAGAGCGAGAAGCCGGTCGTGAGCAGGGCCAGTCCGGACACGTGCAGAGCGAGGTGCCCCGTGGCGAGCCTTGGACTCCAGAGTTCGCTCTCGGCGAGCAACGGGCCGACGAGGTAGGCGGCGGCGAACAGGAGCGACCCGATCCAGCCGAGCGTGACGAGGTGCGTGAGCGCAAGGACGGGCCCTCGGACGGGATCCCCGGACAGGTGTTCCGGCGCGAAGAGAAGGACGAGGCAGACGAGTCCGAACGAGAAGAAGCCCGCCGCAGCGAAGCCGAGGGTCGTGACGACGGGAGGGCGTGAGTGAGTTATCATCGGTGGCGGTGGTCAGACGATGCGGTCCAGCAGAAGGGCGAAGAGGAGGACGGGGAGACCGGCGATCGATGCGAGGAAGAGTCTGCGTGCGGCGGCGTCGCGGTCGTGCTTCGCGCTCGCGACGAAGCGCGTCGCGCACCAGAGCATGGCTCCGCCGGAACCGAGCGCACCGGTGCCGTAGACGGGGCCGGCGAGTCCGATCGCCCATGGAACCGTGGAGACTGCGAGCAGCGACAAGCAGTAGCCGAACGACCAGAGCGCGGTGCGACGCCCGGACTCGTCGATGGCCGGGAGCAGCGGAAACCGCGCAGCGCGGTAGTCGTCCCGATGCATCCAGCCGATGGCGTAGAAGTGGGGCATCTGCCAGAAGAAGAGCACGGCGAACAGCACCCACGCGGTCGGCGAAGCGATCGCCCCGGCTGCGGCTCCGCCGAGCAGCGGAGGTAGTGCGCCTGCGATCGCACCGATCTCGGTGGCCCAACGCGTGCGGCGCTTGAGCGGCGTGTAGACGAATCCGTAGAGCACGATCGTGGCTGCTGCGAGCAAAGCGGCGAGATGGGTCGTCCAAACGGCCAGCAAGGCGACGCCCGAAACGCCGAGCGCGAGGCTCCAGGCCAGAGCCACCCGGTGGGAGAGGGCGGCTCTAGGCAACGGCCGCGAGCGCGTGCGGCGCATGAGTCGGTCGAGGTCGCGCTCCCACCACTGGTTGAGCGAGAGCGCGCCGGCCGCGGCGCAAGTCGTGCCCACCAGCATCGCCGACGCGTGTATCCATCCTAGACCTACTGCGGCGCTGCCGTAGGCCGTCGCCGCGGTGAGCACGGAGAAGAACGCGAGTCGCGGCTTGGTCAGCGCGACGAGGTCGAAGAGCGTCGTGAGGATGCTCGTCGTCCCTGCGGGCGGCGCGGAGAGCGCGGTCGCGAGTGCAGCGGACGAGACGATTGGACGGGGTGTCACGACGCGTTCGAGAATAACGCGGGCCCCGCGGGAAGACCTTGACCATGGTCAAGGAAAGCGGGGCTGAACGAGCGTATAAGAGTGGGGCACTCTCATGCCCCTTGCAACCTCGCCAGGAATTTTGGTCGCTCCCGATCGTGCCGTTCCCATGCACGGGACCACCGTGCACGTGGCGGACGTCTCCGTTTCGGTCGTGCCTGTGGCGCGGGGGTGGTTGGCGCTCGCGGTCGCGAGCCTGATCATCGCCGGTCTGCTTTCGCTCGCCGTCGTGGTGGGGCGTCTGCCGTGGATCTCGGCGTGGATCGCCGATCCGGGGTTCTTCAAGCGATGTCTCGTCGTGCACGTGGATCTCGCGCTCGTGGTGTGGTTTTACGCATTCGTCGGTGGCCTGCTCGCTGCAGGTGTCCGACAACCGGGTGGATGGACGGGATGGGCTGGCCCGACGACCGCGGCGGCGGGCGTGTGTGCGATGCTCGGCGGCGCGCTCGTGCGCGGGGCCGAGCCGGTGCTCGCGAACTACGTGCCGGTGATCGATCATCCGCTTTTCCTCGCGGGTCTCGGGTTGTTCTTCATGGGCCTGCTCGTTTCGCTCGTCGCCATGCTGGCACGTCCGGCTTCGAGTGCGCTCGTGCCCGCGACGGCGTTGGTGGCGTTGCGCGGAGCGGCAGTGGCGATCGTCCTCGCGGCGGCGACGTGGATAGCGGCCACGGCGGGCATGCCTCCTGGACTCGATGCGTGGACGCGTTACGAGTTCTCCGCATGGGGCGCGGGGCACGTGCTGCAGGTGGCCAACGCCTGTGCGATGCTCGGCGTTTGGTTCTGGCTCGCGGAGCGGGCCACCGGTCGGGCGGTGATCTGCGCGAACACGGCGCGGTGGCTCGTGACGGCGCTTCTGACCCCGCACTTCGCGATGCCGCTGCTGACCATGCGCGGCACCTTGAACAACCTCTATCACGACGGCGCGACGCAGCTCATGCGCTGGGGCATCTTTCCGGTCGTGCTCGTGGTGATGGCGCTCTGCGTGCGCCACCTCGTGCGGCACCGCGACGCAGGCGATGCGGCGCGGGGAGCGCTCCTCGCCGGCTTCGCGGCGAGCGCGGGGCTCGCGGCTTTCGGAATGATCCTCGGCGTGTGTATCCGAGGATCGAATACGCTCGTGCCCGCCCACTACCACGCTTCGCTCGGCGCCGTCACGGCGGCGTTCATGGCGGTGGCCTATCTCGTGGCTGGACCGGGCCCGGCGGCGAAGGCGTGGCTCGGGCCGCGCCTGCAACTCGTGCTCTACGGAGCGGGTCAGTTCGTCTTCGCCCTCGGGTTCGCGATCGGTGGCGTCCACGGGCTCGGGCGCAAGGAGTACGCGACCGAGCAGCACGTGCGCAGTTTCGGCGAACACGCCGGCCTGATCGTCATGGGCGTCGGGGGACTCGTCGCGGTGGCCGGAGGCGTGTGGTTCCTCGTCCTCGTGGTGCGCGGCATGGTCCGCTGGAGACGCGGTCCGGTGGCTTCTTGAAACCTCTGCAATTCGTTCACCGATGAAAGAAGAAATCAAACAACCCCTGCTGAAGCGCCTCATGGACAACACTTGGCTGCTCTTGGCGCTCGGCGTCGCGATCCCGATGGTCTCCTACACCTTGTGGGGCTGGATCGAGATCCTGTTGGTCGAACCCGCCGCGCTGCCCTGAGGACCTCCGTCATGAGTTTGAGCATTCCCGATCGCGATTGGTACAAGGCTCCCGTCGGAGCCGAGAAACTATGGATCGGCCTCGCGCTGATCTGGTGTCTGGTGATGAGCGTGATGATGCCGTATTGGCACTTCCGCGGAAAACAGAACAGCCGTGGAGAAGCGTACGCGGTGACGCCCGCGGCCTTTTACGAGCGCGCCGAGCAGTTCGTGGCGGCGAACAAGGTGGGCGAGCGCGACGGCGTTCCGATCGTCGAGCCGGCACCCGGCGGCGAGGCCTACCTCGTGGCGCGGATGTGGGGCTGGTATCCGATCCTGAAGTTGCGTCAGGGCGAGACCTACCGCGTGCACGTCTCCTCGATGGACCTCAACCACGGGTTCTCGCTGCAACCCCTCAACATGAATTTCCAGGTGCTGCCGGGCTATGATCACGTCCTCACGCTCACGCCCACGTCGAAGGGCGAGTTCACGATCGTGTGCAACGAGTTCTGCGGCATCGGGCACGACCGGATGATCGGGAAGTTGCTCGTCGAGTGACTCGAGTGCCTCCCACGGAACCAACTCTTTCGAATCCCGCGCCATGACCACTCTCGCCGCCGCCGTCCCCACTGCTCTCGACGCCCCCGGAGCTCGCAGCCGTCGCTGCGACACCACGGGGCTCTCCGTCTGCCTCACCGCGCAGTTGTTCATCAAACTCGCGGCCGTGAGCGCGGTCGTCTTCCTGCTTCTCGGCGGCGTCGCCGCCATCCTGTTGGCGCTCACGCGCTGGCAGGCGGTGCACCTGCTGAGGGTCGATTGGTTCTACCGGATCCTGACCTTCCACGGGCTGAACATGCTCATCTTCTGGATCCTGTTCTTCGAAGTCGCGATCCTCTACTTCGCCTGCACCGTGCCGCTGAACTCGCGGCTCTTCTCGCGCAAGGTGGCGTGGGTCTCCTTCGCCATGATGCTCACGGGCGCGGTGATGGTGAACGTCGTCGTGCTCGCCGGAAAGGCGGACGTGCTGATGACGAGTTACCTGCCGCTGCTGGCGCATCCGGGCTTCTATCTCGGCATCATCCTCGTCGCGGTCGGGACGCTCGTGGCGGTGTTCAACTTCTTCGCCACCCTCCACATCGCGAAGCGCGATCGGGCCTACGAAGGTACTGTGCCGCTCGTGACCTTCGGTGCTCTCGCGGCGGCGATCATCGCCGTGGTCACGCTCCTGCACGGGGCGATCGTGATGATCCCCACCTTCACCTTCTCGATGGGGTGGACGGCGGAGCCCGACCCGATGTGGTACCGCATGATTTGGTGGGGGCTCGGACACCAGTCGCAGCAGGTCAACGTCTGCGCGATGGTCGCGGTGTGGTACCTCGTCGGCCAGCTCGCGACCGGTGCGAAACCGGTCAACGAGACCGTCTGCCGCGGCGCGTTCCTGCTCTACATCCTCTTCATCAACCTCGCCTCCGCGCACCACCTGCTCGTGGACCCGGCGGTGGGTGCGACATGGAAGATCTGGAACACTTCGTACGCCATGTATCTGGCCGTATTGGCTTCGATGATACACGGCTTCACCGTGCCGGCCTCGGTCGAGATGGCGATGCGCGACAAGGGTTACGTGAAGGGGTTGTTCGGTTGGGTGACGGCGCTGCCGTGGCGCAACCCGGCCTTTTCCGCGGTCGTGCTTTCGATCCTGATCTTCGGCTTCATCGGCGGAATCACGGGCGTGACGCTCGGCACGCAGCAGATCAACATCATCGCGCACAACACGCTGCGCATCACCGGACACTTCCACGCCACCGTCGTGGGCGGTACGACCCTCGCGTTCATGGGCCTGGCTTACTACGTGATTCCGCTGATCTTCCGGCGTGACTTCGTGTGGCGGACCGCGGCGCGTGTGCAGCCGTGGCTCTTCGGCGGCGGCATTCTCATGGTTTCCCTCGGCATGTCCTTCGCCGGCTCGCTCGGCGTGCCGCGGCGCAGTTACGACATCGAGCCAGCGGGCGTCTTCGGGCCGGCCGCGCACCTCTTCCTCGGCGTGATGGGTCTCGGCGCGCTCGTGGCGGTGGCGGCCTTGCTCCTCTTCTGTATCCTGTGTGTGGGTACGCTCCTCTTCGGCCGGCCGAACTCCGGTCGTGCCATGGCGGACTGGGGCGTGGCGCAGCGGGTGCCGGGCGTGAAGGCCGGACTGTTCGAGCACGACCACTGGGCGATGAAGGGCACGATCGCGCTCACGGCGGTGTTCCTCGCCTGCTTCGCGGTCTACTACTTCGCCAACTGGAAGGCGCTCGCGGACGTGTGGCCGGCGCAATGAACATCGCGGCACAGGACCTCCCGCGCGACGAGGTCGCACCGCCCGCGTCCGCGGGGTGGATCGAGACACTCGGGAAAGCCTGCGGCCGGTTTTTCACCGGGCCGGGATTCGTGGGATTCATGCTGGCTGCGACGATGCTCTACGAGGCGTTCCTCGCCGCGGTGTTGCTCGTGCCGGATGCGGCGGGCGCGTTCGGGGCCTTCGCGACCGAGTTCAAGATCTGGTGTTTCAGCTACGATCCGCGCACGGGCGGCATGGCGTGGGCGGCGGTGTGGATCATGATGCTGGAGCCCGTCTTCATCGCGGCTCTCGTGGCCCTGCTGTGGAGGCGGGCGGTGCGCCGGCTCTGCTCGAGGGCGGGGTTGGGCGAGCATTGGCGGGCGGTGTGCGCGGGCCTCGTCGCCGCGGCGCTGGCGATCGGTGGCATGTTCGTGGTCGGTGATGCGGAGGCCTCGGAGGGGCCGCCACCGCCTTTTCCCGGGGAGCGCATCCGCACGGCGCTCGAGGCTCCGGAGTTTTCGTTCGGCGATCAGCACGGCGCCGCGTTCGGTCTGGGGGACGCGCGCGGTCGCGTGGTGTTGATGACCGGGATCTACGCCTACTGCGCGACCAGTTGTCCGGAGATCCTGCGGGAGTTGCAGGCGCTGCAGGAGACGTTGCCGCGCGAGGTGCGCGACCGGCTCACGGTCGTGGCGCTGTCGCTGAGCCCCGAGTACGATTCCGAGATCATGCGCCAGCGGATCGCGGAGGGGTACGGGCAGGAGTATCCGCATTTTCGATACTTGAACGGCGAGCCTGACGCCATGCACGACGTGCTGACCCGCTTGGGATTCGCGCGCGTGCGCGACTACCGCACCGGCGTGATCACGCACACCAATCTCTTCATCGTGGTCGACGCGCAGGGCCGCATCGCCTACCGCCTCTCGCTCGACGAGCGCCTGCGCCCATGGCTGCGCGAGGCCGTGACGGCGCTCGCAGGCGAGGCGGCTGCGGAAGGATGAAGACGGACGAGAGGCGCGACACCCGGGAGGACACGGCGGCGGCTCTCGAGCAGACGCGTTGCGAGGGCGTGTTCGTGCGGCTCGATCGGTTCGTGGCGCGCTGCGACGGCTGGATTTCGCGGTGGTTGCCCGAGCGACTCAACCCGTTGGCGCAGTCGGGAAGTTGCGCCAATTTCGCGCTCGCCGTGGCGGTGGTCAGCGGCGTGGCGCTGTTGATCTGGTATTCGTCGAGCCTGCAGTACGCGTATGCTTCGCTGGAGGCGCTGGAGGGTCGGACGCTTGGCGGTTGGGTGCGCGCGATGCACCGCTACAGCTCGGACCTCGCGATGCTGCTGATTCTCGTGCACGCGGGGCGCATGTTGGTGGCGCGCAAGTTCGCGGGCGCGCGCTGGATCGCATGGGTGTCGGGAGTAGGCTTGATCGCGCTCGTGTGGTTCATCGGGTGGACGGGTTACTGGCTGGTCTGGGATCGACCTGCGCAGCAGGTGGCCGTGACCTCCATGCAGGCGCTCGATCTTCTGCCGATCTTCGGAGAGCCGATGAGTCGCCTCTACCTCTCGGATCGGCTCGTGCCGAGTCTGCTGTTCTTCGTCGTGTTCTTCCTGCACATGCTTCTGCCGCTGATGATCGCGGTGGGGCTGGTGGTGCACCTGCTGCGGCTCACCCGGGTGCGGCTCTTCCCGACGCGAGGTCTGATGCTCGCGTTGACCGGCGGCATGGCCGTGGCGTCGGTGCTCGTGCCCGCGCCGCTGGACGCGCCAGCGCGCATGGCGGAAAAGGCGGCCTCCTTCACGGTGGACGCCTGGTACTTGACGCCGCTCGCGCTCGCCTTGCGGCTGCAAAGCTCGGGGCTGTGGATCGCGTTGGGCGCGGGTCTCGTCCTCGGCGCGCTCGTGCCGTGGGTGATGGGGAAACGGCGGGCGAAGAGACCGTTACGGACGAGCGCGGTCGTGACGGGCCCGACGACGGCGTGGCAGACCTTCGTGGACGAGTCGCGCTGCCATGCGTGCACGCAATGCGTGCAGGATTGTCCGTTCGACGCGGTGTCGATGGCCGTGCGCAGCGACGGCAAGCGCTTCGAGACACGCGCACTCGTCGATCCGTCGCGGTGCGTGGGCTGCGCGGTGTGCGTGGGTTCGTGCGATTCCGAAGCGATGAACCTGCCGTGGTTCGACACGTTGCGGGAGGAGGCGCGGATCGAGCGCGCGGCGCATGCCGGGAGCGGATGGCTCGCGCTGGTGGGCGGCGACATCGACGGGGGCCGCGGGCGCTTCTCGGTCGAGCGGTGGGCGTCGTTGCTTGTTGGATACGAGGTGGAGTACGTGCCGACCGCGAGCTGGGTGCGACCGAAGTTCGTGGAGCGGCTGTTGGCGCGAGGCGTGCAGGGCGTGGTGGTGGTGCGCGACACCAGGAGCGAATCGGCGGCGCGCGACGGCAACCGTTGGATCCTGGAGCGGTTGAGCGGCGCGCGTGAGCCGGTGTTTCGTGCGGCACGCGCGGGCGGGAGGCCGGACGG from Opitutales bacterium ASA1 encodes the following:
- the cyoE_2 gene encoding heme o synthase, with the translated sequence MTPRPIVSSAALATALSAPPAGTTSILTTLFDLVALTKPRLAFFSVLTAATAYGSAAVGLGWIHASAMLVGTTCAAAGALSLNQWWERDLDRLMRRTRSRPLPRAALSHRVALAWSLALGVSGVALLAVWTTHLAALLAAATIVLYGFVYTPLKRRTRWATEIGAIAGALPPLLGGAAAGAIASPTAWVLFAVLFFWQMPHFYAIGWMHRDDYRAARFPLLPAIDESGRRTALWSFGYCLSLLAVSTVPWAIGLAGPVYGTGALGSGGAMLWCATRFVASAKHDRDAAARRLFLASIAGLPVLLFALLLDRIV
- the cbaB gene encoding ba3-type cytochrome C oxidase subunit II; translated protein: MSLSIPDRDWYKAPVGAEKLWIGLALIWCLVMSVMMPYWHFRGKQNSRGEAYAVTPAAFYERAEQFVAANKVGERDGVPIVEPAPGGEAYLVARMWGWYPILKLRQGETYRVHVSSMDLNHGFSLQPLNMNFQVLPGYDHVLTLTPTSKGEFTIVCNEFCGIGHDRMIGKLLVE